A stretch of the Saccharolobus caldissimus genome encodes the following:
- the cmr1 gene encoding type III-B CRISPR module RAMP protein Cmr1, with product MYEQILSIKAKALYPIVGGYNGYPLSLTVGYEEPIRATEIKGLWKWWTRILLESMIFKHKSSVIPYSEIDKVMEDVFGSMDKKSVVRLNVRVDDDFINVVEKIWHFLRSFFQRGQVVNQRNVSGGINIIIQAQNLNIYKININNSNNGLNVRVRRADRDPKPNDIPIVIDFNDKKISINGIDEKLEGLDKYLTIQNIKEFLSIPRIKLDMLKYNNIGFKVGNLGDYKLNELIRIILDLITVVLIPKEVEFTINVEVNKERLKNKNNELDINKVKKLKFALYSLFVYLILGGIGRMINRGMGSLSPTQIECHDDDLCKDLKLLFENFSKISNEDGIIEFIKGLVDFNKLEELSENYINEIRIASETNNVFYISDYLLKHFYAKEIKDPLNPLKCLKILGELTLSNNVNDPTFAREILGSPRKSGDIRLPSAFRFKILYVANKYYLIWYLLDRYNITDPSHSFIKKYENEINNLINKAKQNLGGV from the coding sequence ATGTATGAACAAATTTTAAGTATAAAAGCTAAAGCTCTATATCCTATAGTTGGAGGCTATAATGGATATCCATTGAGTTTAACAGTAGGTTATGAAGAGCCAATAAGAGCTACTGAAATAAAGGGATTATGGAAATGGTGGACTAGAATTTTACTGGAGAGCATGATTTTTAAACATAAGAGCAGTGTCATTCCATATTCTGAAATAGATAAAGTTATGGAAGATGTTTTCGGTAGTATGGATAAAAAGTCAGTAGTTAGACTTAATGTTAGGGTTGATGATGATTTTATTAATGTGGTCGAAAAAATATGGCATTTTTTACGAAGCTTTTTCCAAAGAGGCCAGGTTGTCAATCAAAGAAATGTATCTGGTGGAATCAATATTATTATTCAAGCGCAAAATCTCAATATTTATAAAATTAATATTAATAATTCAAATAATGGATTAAATGTAAGAGTTAGAAGAGCTGATAGAGATCCAAAACCAAATGATATCCCCATAGTTATTGACTTTAATGATAAGAAAATCTCTATTAATGGAATTGATGAGAAACTTGAAGGTTTAGATAAATATTTGACAATACAAAATATTAAAGAATTCTTATCTATACCTAGAATTAAACTGGATATGCTTAAATATAATAATATTGGATTTAAAGTAGGAAACTTAGGTGATTATAAATTAAATGAACTAATAAGGATTATTTTAGATCTTATTACGGTAGTGCTAATACCAAAGGAGGTTGAATTCACAATAAATGTTGAAGTAAATAAGGAAAGATTAAAAAATAAAAATAATGAATTAGATATAAATAAAGTTAAAAAGCTAAAATTTGCTCTCTATTCATTATTTGTTTACTTAATATTAGGAGGAATTGGGAGAATGATAAATAGAGGAATGGGTTCATTATCACCTACTCAAATTGAATGCCATGATGATGATTTATGTAAAGATTTAAAGCTTTTATTTGAAAATTTTTCAAAAATATCCAATGAGGATGGAATTATTGAATTTATTAAAGGATTAGTGGATTTTAATAAACTTGAAGAATTAAGTGAAAACTACATTAATGAAATCAGAATAGCAAGTGAGACAAATAACGTATTTTACATTTCAGATTATTTACTTAAACATTTTTACGCAAAGGAAATTAAGGATCCGTTAAATCCATTAAAATGTCTTAAGATTTTAGGTGAATTAACATTGTCAAATAATGTAAATGATCCAACTTTTGCAAGGGAAATCTTAGGAAGTCCTAGAAAATCTGGTGATATTAGGCTTCCCTCAGCGTTTAGATTTAAGATATTATATGTAGCAAATAAGTATTATCTAATCTGGTATCTATTAGACAGATATAATATTACAGATCCCTCACATAGTTTCATCAAAAAATATGAAAATGAGATAAATAATTTAATAAACAAAGCAAAACAAAATTTAGGTGGAGTTTAA
- the cmr5 gene encoding type III-B CRISPR module-associated protein Cmr5, which yields MIDGIKLAVDVFPKAISNIEDKDVLKYLKSRCRDFPEEALNSGFLPAFLFYLSKSDVCVLIDFLNYLNSNSEIKFDKFSKENESKQTIAYTIYTALVIYFLEKTELKDKIGLNDLDKLCPKNDINESAKKLEEILNGLYFNSSIVSILSKNYLLTLKRLAEAIINV from the coding sequence ATGATAGACGGTATTAAATTAGCAGTTGATGTTTTCCCTAAAGCGATTTCAAATATTGAGGATAAGGATGTTTTAAAGTATTTAAAAAGTAGGTGTAGGGATTTCCCAGAAGAGGCTTTAAATAGTGGCTTTTTGCCGGCTTTCCTATTTTATCTTTCGAAATCAGATGTTTGTGTCTTGATAGATTTTTTGAACTATCTCAATAGTAATTCTGAAATTAAATTTGATAAATTTAGTAAGGAGAATGAATCAAAGCAAACTATAGCATATACGATATATACTGCATTGGTGATTTATTTTCTTGAAAAAACAGAATTAAAAGACAAAATAGGGCTTAATGATTTAGATAAATTATGCCCTAAAAACGATATTAATGAGAGCGCTAAGAAACTCGAAGAAATTTTAAACGGGCTATATTTTAACTCCTCAATTGTAAGTATACTCTCTAAGAACTATTTACTAACTTTAAAGAGACTTGCGGAGGCTATAATAAATGTATGA
- the cmr6 gene encoding type III-B CRISPR module RAMP protein Cmr6: protein MSILRFYSNDKTVSNYTLDIFKNLPIAKIYENHIKFKNDQENKYSIKEIYNLKKRQIAELLSINYKPNFFELRNIIHNIMEILKELKYSFIDVKIKSCSKTLIGVSTQFGFTIFESGISFDPIFNAPYIPASEIKGLLKSLIQDEKLAEKLFGTENNEGLLMITDAYPISAERNIFLPEIITPHYTSEVKQEIEVSPNPIILLAIAPGVTFEFLIYYKDQSLNDKEKEIIKNLIFKMSKEGIGAKTTLGFSQFTATLSEILWSVSN from the coding sequence ATGAGTATACTTAGATTCTATTCTAACGATAAGACGGTCAGCAATTATACGCTAGATATATTTAAAAATTTACCTATTGCCAAAATATATGAGAATCATATTAAATTTAAAAATGATCAAGAAAATAAATATTCTATTAAAGAAATATACAATTTAAAGAAAAGGCAGATAGCTGAATTATTATCAATCAATTACAAGCCAAACTTTTTCGAATTACGTAACATAATCCATAATATAATGGAAATATTGAAAGAGTTAAAATATAGCTTTATTGATGTCAAGATAAAGTCTTGTTCAAAAACTCTCATAGGTGTTTCTACTCAATTCGGCTTTACTATTTTTGAATCAGGAATCTCTTTTGATCCAATATTTAACGCTCCATATATACCTGCTTCCGAAATTAAGGGGCTTTTGAAAAGTTTAATTCAAGATGAGAAACTAGCAGAAAAACTGTTTGGAACAGAAAATAATGAGGGACTTTTAATGATAACTGATGCGTATCCGATAAGTGCAGAACGAAATATATTTTTACCAGAAATAATAACACCACACTATACTAGCGAGGTAAAGCAGGAAATAGAAGTAAGTCCTAATCCAATAATATTGCTTGCTATTGCACCTGGGGTAACATTTGAATTTTTAATTTATTATAAAGATCAAAGCTTAAATGATAAAGAAAAAGAGATTATAAAAAATTTAATTTTCAAAATGAGTAAAGAAGGAATAGGAGCTAAAACTACGTTAGGATTCTCTCAATTTACTGCAACTTTAAGTGAAATCTTGTGGAGTGTGAGTAATTAA